In Bos mutus isolate GX-2022 chromosome 2, NWIPB_WYAK_1.1, whole genome shotgun sequence, one DNA window encodes the following:
- the CHRNG gene encoding acetylcholine receptor subunit gamma isoform X1, with protein sequence MCGGQRPLFLLPLLAVCLGAEGRNQEERLLGDLMQGYNPHLRPAEHDSDVVNVSLKLTLTNLISLNEREEALTTNVWIEMQWCDYRLRWDPRDYGGLWVLRVPSTMVWRPDIVLENNVDGVFEVALYCNVLVSPDGCVYWLPPAIFRSSCPVSVTFFPFDWQNCSLIFQSQTYSTNEINLQLSQEDGQTIEWIFIDPEAFTENGEWAIRHRPAKMLLDEAAPAEEAGHQKVVFYLLIQRKPLFYVINIIAPCVLISSVAILIYFLPAKAGGQKCTVAINVLLAQTVFLFLVAKKVPETSQAVPLISKYLTFLLVVTILIVVNAVVVLNVSLRSPHTHSMARGVRKVFLQLLPQLLRMHVRPLAPVAVQDAHPRLQNGSSSGWPITAGEEVALCLPRSELLFRQRQHNGLVRAALEKFEKGPESGQSPEWCGSLKQAAPAIQACVEACNLIARARHQQTHFDSGNKEWFLVGRVLDRVCFLAMLSLFVCGTAGIFLMAHYNRVPALPFPGDPRSYLPSSD encoded by the exons ATGTGCGGGGGCCAGAGGCCACTGTTCCTTCTGCCGCTGCTGGCTGTCTGCTTGG GGGCCGAGGGCCGGAACCAGGAGGAGCGTCTGCTCGGGGACCTGATGCAAGGCTACAACCCCCACCTGAGACCCGCTGAGCACGATTCGGACGTGGTCAATGTCAGCCTGAAGCTCACGCTTACCAACCTCATCTCCCTG AATGAGCGAGAGGAGGCCCTCACCACCAACGTCTGGATAGAAATG CAGTGGTGTGACTACCGGCTTCGCTGGGACCCTCGAGACTACGGCGGCCTGTGGGTGCTGCGGGTGCCATCCACCATGGTGTGGCGGCCAGACATCGTGCTGGAGAACAA CGTGGATGGCGTGTTCGAGGTGGCCCTCTACTGCAACGTGCTCGTGTCTCCCGATGGCTGTGTGTACTGGCTGCCGCCGGCCATCTTCCGCTCCTCCTGCCCCGTCTCTGTCACCTTCTTCCCCTTCGACTGGCAGAACTGCTCCCTCATCTTCCA gTCCCAGACCTACAGCACCAATGAGATCAATTTGCAGCTGAGCCAGGAAGACGGTCAGACCATCGAATGGATTTTCATCGACCCCGAGGCCTTCACAG AAAATGGGGAGTGGGCCATCCGGCACCGGCCAGCCAAGATGCTGCTGGACGAGGCGGCCCCAGCAGAGGAGGCAGGCCACCAGAAGGTCGTCTTCTACCTGCTCATCCAGCGCAAGCCCCTCTTCTATGTCATCAACATCATCGCGCCCTGTGTCCTCATCTCCTCTGTAGCCATCCTCATCTACTTCCTTCCTGCCAAGG CGGGGGGCCAGAAGTGTACCGTCGCCATCAACGTGCTCCTGGCCCAGACCGTCTTCCTCTTCCTCGTGGCCAAGAAGGTGCCCGAGACCTCCCAGGCGGTGCCACTCATCAGCAA gtacctgaccttcctcctggtGGTGACCATCCTCATTGTCGTGAACGCTGTGGTCGTACTCAACGTGTCTTTGCggtccccccacacacactccaTGGCCCGAGGGGTCCGCAAG GTGTTCCTGCAGCTCTTGCCCCAGCTGTTACGGATGCACGTTCGCCCACTGGCCCCAGTGGCTGTGCAGGATGCCCACCCCCGTCTACAGAATGGTTCCTCCTCAGGGTGGCCAATCACAGCTGGGGAGGAGGTGGCCCTCTGCCTGCCCCGCAGTGAGCTTCTTTTCCGGCAGCGCCAGCACAATGGGCTGGTGAGGGCAGCGCTGGAGAAGTTTG AGAAAGGCCCAGAGTCAGGGCAGAGCCCAGAATGGTGTGGCAGCCTGAAGCAGGCCGCCCCGGCCATCCAGGCCTGCGTGGAGGCCTGCAACCTCATTGCCCGTGCCCGGCACCAGCAGACTCACTTTGACAGT GGGAACAAGGAGTGGTTCCTGGTGGGCCGAGTGCTGGATCGAGTCTGCTTCCTGGCCATGCTCTCGCTCTTTGTCTGTGGCACTGCTGGCATCTTCCTCATGGCCCACTACAACCGAGTACCTGCCCTGCCTTTTCCTGGGGACCCCCGCTCCTATCTGCCCTCATCTGACTGA
- the CHRNG gene encoding acetylcholine receptor subunit gamma isoform X2, which yields MCGGQRPLFLLPLLAVCLGAEGRNQEERLLGDLMQGYNPHLRPAEHDSDVVNVSLKLTLTNLISLNEREEALTTNVWIEMWCDYRLRWDPRDYGGLWVLRVPSTMVWRPDIVLENNVDGVFEVALYCNVLVSPDGCVYWLPPAIFRSSCPVSVTFFPFDWQNCSLIFQSQTYSTNEINLQLSQEDGQTIEWIFIDPEAFTENGEWAIRHRPAKMLLDEAAPAEEAGHQKVVFYLLIQRKPLFYVINIIAPCVLISSVAILIYFLPAKAGGQKCTVAINVLLAQTVFLFLVAKKVPETSQAVPLISKYLTFLLVVTILIVVNAVVVLNVSLRSPHTHSMARGVRKVFLQLLPQLLRMHVRPLAPVAVQDAHPRLQNGSSSGWPITAGEEVALCLPRSELLFRQRQHNGLVRAALEKFEKGPESGQSPEWCGSLKQAAPAIQACVEACNLIARARHQQTHFDSGNKEWFLVGRVLDRVCFLAMLSLFVCGTAGIFLMAHYNRVPALPFPGDPRSYLPSSD from the exons ATGTGCGGGGGCCAGAGGCCACTGTTCCTTCTGCCGCTGCTGGCTGTCTGCTTGG GGGCCGAGGGCCGGAACCAGGAGGAGCGTCTGCTCGGGGACCTGATGCAAGGCTACAACCCCCACCTGAGACCCGCTGAGCACGATTCGGACGTGGTCAATGTCAGCCTGAAGCTCACGCTTACCAACCTCATCTCCCTG AATGAGCGAGAGGAGGCCCTCACCACCAACGTCTGGATAGAAATG TGGTGTGACTACCGGCTTCGCTGGGACCCTCGAGACTACGGCGGCCTGTGGGTGCTGCGGGTGCCATCCACCATGGTGTGGCGGCCAGACATCGTGCTGGAGAACAA CGTGGATGGCGTGTTCGAGGTGGCCCTCTACTGCAACGTGCTCGTGTCTCCCGATGGCTGTGTGTACTGGCTGCCGCCGGCCATCTTCCGCTCCTCCTGCCCCGTCTCTGTCACCTTCTTCCCCTTCGACTGGCAGAACTGCTCCCTCATCTTCCA gTCCCAGACCTACAGCACCAATGAGATCAATTTGCAGCTGAGCCAGGAAGACGGTCAGACCATCGAATGGATTTTCATCGACCCCGAGGCCTTCACAG AAAATGGGGAGTGGGCCATCCGGCACCGGCCAGCCAAGATGCTGCTGGACGAGGCGGCCCCAGCAGAGGAGGCAGGCCACCAGAAGGTCGTCTTCTACCTGCTCATCCAGCGCAAGCCCCTCTTCTATGTCATCAACATCATCGCGCCCTGTGTCCTCATCTCCTCTGTAGCCATCCTCATCTACTTCCTTCCTGCCAAGG CGGGGGGCCAGAAGTGTACCGTCGCCATCAACGTGCTCCTGGCCCAGACCGTCTTCCTCTTCCTCGTGGCCAAGAAGGTGCCCGAGACCTCCCAGGCGGTGCCACTCATCAGCAA gtacctgaccttcctcctggtGGTGACCATCCTCATTGTCGTGAACGCTGTGGTCGTACTCAACGTGTCTTTGCggtccccccacacacactccaTGGCCCGAGGGGTCCGCAAG GTGTTCCTGCAGCTCTTGCCCCAGCTGTTACGGATGCACGTTCGCCCACTGGCCCCAGTGGCTGTGCAGGATGCCCACCCCCGTCTACAGAATGGTTCCTCCTCAGGGTGGCCAATCACAGCTGGGGAGGAGGTGGCCCTCTGCCTGCCCCGCAGTGAGCTTCTTTTCCGGCAGCGCCAGCACAATGGGCTGGTGAGGGCAGCGCTGGAGAAGTTTG AGAAAGGCCCAGAGTCAGGGCAGAGCCCAGAATGGTGTGGCAGCCTGAAGCAGGCCGCCCCGGCCATCCAGGCCTGCGTGGAGGCCTGCAACCTCATTGCCCGTGCCCGGCACCAGCAGACTCACTTTGACAGT GGGAACAAGGAGTGGTTCCTGGTGGGCCGAGTGCTGGATCGAGTCTGCTTCCTGGCCATGCTCTCGCTCTTTGTCTGTGGCACTGCTGGCATCTTCCTCATGGCCCACTACAACCGAGTACCTGCCCTGCCTTTTCCTGGGGACCCCCGCTCCTATCTGCCCTCATCTGACTGA
- the CHRND gene encoding acetylcholine receptor subunit delta isoform X2, whose amino-acid sequence MCGSSRAGQTAGCSGMQKTLGTSASCVCPLTCNDGSFQISYSCNVLIYPSGSVYWLPPAIFRSSCPISVTYFPFDWQNCSLKFSSLKYTTKEITLSLKQAEEDGRSYPVEWIIIDPEGFTENGEWEIVHRPARVNVDPSVPLDSPNRQDVTFYLIIRRKPLFYVINILVPCVLISFMINLVFYLPADCGEKTSMAISVLLAQSVFLLLISKRLPATSMAIPLIGKFLLFGMVLVTMVVVICVIVLNIHFRTPSTHVLSEPVKKLFLETLPEILHMSRPAEDGPSPGTLIRRSSSLGYISKAEEYFSLKSRSDLMFEKQSERHGLARRLTTARRPPAGSEQAQQELFSELKPAVDGANFIVNHMKDQNNYNEEKDSWNRVARTVDRLCLFVVTPIMVVGTAWIFLQGAYNQPPPQPFPGDPFSYLEKDKRFI is encoded by the exons GGCTGGACAGACAGCCGGCTGCAGTGGGATGCAGAAGACTTTGGGAACATCAGCGTCCTGCGTCTGCCCGCTGACATG CAATGACGGCTCCTTCCAGATCTCCTATTCCTGCAACGTGCTCATCTACCCTTCGGGCTCCGTCTACTGGCTTCCACCCGCCATCTTCCGTTCTTCCTGCCCCATCTCTGTCACCTACTTCCCCTTCGACTGGCAGAACTGCTCCCTCAAGTTCAG tTCGCTCAAGTACACGACCAAGGAGATCACCCTGAGCCTGAAGCAGGCTGAAGAAGATGGCCGCTCTTACCCCGTGGAGTGGATCATCATCGATCCCGAGGGCTTCACAG AGAACGGGGAATGGGAGATAGTGCACCGGCCAGCCAGGGTCAACGTGGACCCCAGTGTGCCGCTGGACAGTCCTAACCGCCAGGACGTCACCTTCTACCTCATTATCCGCCGCAAGCCGCTCTTCTACGTCATCAACATCCTGGTGCCCTGTGTGCTCATCTCTTTCATGATCAACCTGGTCTTCTACCTGCCAGCCGACT GTGGTGAGAAGACATCCATGGCCATCTCGGTGCTCCTGGCCCAGTCTGTCTTCCTGCTGCTCATCTCCAAGCGGCTGCCAGCCACGTCCATGGCCATCCCCCTCATCGGCAA GTTCCTGCTCTTTGGCATGGTGCTGGTGACCATGGTCGTGGTGATCTGTGTCATCGTGCTCAACATTCACTTCCGCACACCCAGCACCCACGTGCTGTCTGAGCCGGTGAAGAAG CTCTTCCTGGAGACCCTTCCCGAGATCCTGCACATGTCCCGTCCGGCAGAGGACGGGCCCAGCCCCGGGACCCTGATCCGGAGAAGCAGCTCCCTGGGCTACATCTCCAAGGCAGAGGAGTACTTCTCACTCAAGTCCCGAAGTGACCTCATGTTTGAGAAGCAGTCAGAGCGGCATGGGCTGGCCCGGCGCCTCACCACGGCAC GCCGGCCTCCAGCAGGCTCGGAGCAGGCCCAGCAGGAGCTCTTCAGTGAGCTGAAGCCAGCTGTGGATGGGGCCAACTTCATTGTCAACCACATGAAGGACCAGAACAATTACAATGAG GAGAAGGACTCCTGGAACCGGGTTGCTCGCACCGTGGACCGACTCTGCCTGTTCGTGGTGACACCCATCATGGTGGTGGGCACAGCCTGGATCTTCCTGCAGGGCGCCTACAACCAGCCTCCGCCCCAGCCTTTCCCTGGGGACCCCTTCTCCTACCTCGAGAAGGACAAGCGCTTCATCTAG
- the CHRND gene encoding acetylcholine receptor subunit delta isoform X3 — protein MCGSSRAGQTAGCSGMQKTLGTSASCVCPLTWCGSQRLCWRTTMTAPSRSPIPATCSSTLRAPSTGFHPPSSVLPAPSLSPTSPSTGRTAPSSSENGEWEIVHRPARVNVDPSVPLDSPNRQDVTFYLIIRRKPLFYVINILVPCVLISFMINLVFYLPADCGEKTSMAISVLLAQSVFLLLISKRLPATSMAIPLIGKFLLFGMVLVTMVVVICVIVLNIHFRTPSTHVLSEPVKKLFLETLPEILHMSRPAEDGPSPGTLIRRSSSLGYISKAEEYFSLKSRSDLMFEKQSERHGLARRLTTARRPPAGSEQAQQELFSELKPAVDGANFIVNHMKDQNNYNEEKDSWNRVARTVDRLCLFVVTPIMVVGTAWIFLQGAYNQPPPQPFPGDPFSYLEKDKRFI, from the exons GGCTGGACAGACAGCCGGCTGCAGTGGGATGCAGAAGACTTTGGGAACATCAGCGTCCTGCGTCTGCCCGCTGACATGGTGTGGCTCCCAGAGATTGTGCTGGAGAACAA CAATGACGGCTCCTTCCAGATCTCCTATTCCTGCAACGTGCTCATCTACCCTTCGGGCTCCGTCTACTGGCTTCCACCCGCCATCTTCCGTTCTTCCTGCCCCATCTCTGTCACCTACTTCCCCTTCGACTGGCAGAACTGCTCCCTCAAGTTCAG AGAACGGGGAATGGGAGATAGTGCACCGGCCAGCCAGGGTCAACGTGGACCCCAGTGTGCCGCTGGACAGTCCTAACCGCCAGGACGTCACCTTCTACCTCATTATCCGCCGCAAGCCGCTCTTCTACGTCATCAACATCCTGGTGCCCTGTGTGCTCATCTCTTTCATGATCAACCTGGTCTTCTACCTGCCAGCCGACT GTGGTGAGAAGACATCCATGGCCATCTCGGTGCTCCTGGCCCAGTCTGTCTTCCTGCTGCTCATCTCCAAGCGGCTGCCAGCCACGTCCATGGCCATCCCCCTCATCGGCAA GTTCCTGCTCTTTGGCATGGTGCTGGTGACCATGGTCGTGGTGATCTGTGTCATCGTGCTCAACATTCACTTCCGCACACCCAGCACCCACGTGCTGTCTGAGCCGGTGAAGAAG CTCTTCCTGGAGACCCTTCCCGAGATCCTGCACATGTCCCGTCCGGCAGAGGACGGGCCCAGCCCCGGGACCCTGATCCGGAGAAGCAGCTCCCTGGGCTACATCTCCAAGGCAGAGGAGTACTTCTCACTCAAGTCCCGAAGTGACCTCATGTTTGAGAAGCAGTCAGAGCGGCATGGGCTGGCCCGGCGCCTCACCACGGCAC GCCGGCCTCCAGCAGGCTCGGAGCAGGCCCAGCAGGAGCTCTTCAGTGAGCTGAAGCCAGCTGTGGATGGGGCCAACTTCATTGTCAACCACATGAAGGACCAGAACAATTACAATGAG GAGAAGGACTCCTGGAACCGGGTTGCTCGCACCGTGGACCGACTCTGCCTGTTCGTGGTGACACCCATCATGGTGGTGGGCACAGCCTGGATCTTCCTGCAGGGCGCCTACAACCAGCCTCCGCCCCAGCCTTTCCCTGGGGACCCCTTCTCCTACCTCGAGAAGGACAAGCGCTTCATCTAG